The Aureitalea marina genome includes a window with the following:
- a CDS encoding DNA-directed RNA polymerase subunit omega: MNTLKNTDAPITTTTIDKNKIDEPTGNIYEAISIIAKRATQINGDIKKELLEKLDEFATYNDSLEEIFENKEQIEVSKFYEKLPKPHAMAVQEWLEGKIYHRNTEDEDIQQ; this comes from the coding sequence ATGAATACCTTGAAGAACACGGATGCACCAATTACCACTACTACCATCGATAAGAACAAGATCGATGAGCCAACTGGTAATATCTATGAAGCGATTTCGATCATAGCCAAACGAGCTACTCAGATCAACGGAGACATCAAAAAGGAACTCTTGGAAAAGCTAGACGAGTTTGCTACTTACAATGACAGCCTGGAAGAGATCTTCGAGAACAAGGAGCAGATCGAGGTGTCCAAGTTTTACGAAAAGCTTCCTAAGCCACATGCCATGGCCGTTCAGGAATGGTTAGAAGGGAAGATCTACCACAGGAATACAGAAGACGAGGACATTCAACAATAG
- a CDS encoding acyl-CoA thioesterase, which produces MSKKTVTELRVRYGETDQMGVVYYGNYAAYLEQGRTDWLRAQGFSYKWMEANGVQLPVVKLSIDYKRPAHYDEVIRITTKLRNIPTYKIEFDYEIHNQDNQLLVSAYTALVFVDMETKKLMKAPDYLDQKLREE; this is translated from the coding sequence TTGTCAAAAAAAACAGTCACCGAGTTACGCGTTCGATATGGGGAAACCGACCAGATGGGAGTGGTGTACTACGGAAACTATGCTGCTTACCTTGAACAGGGGAGGACTGACTGGCTAAGGGCTCAGGGCTTTTCCTACAAATGGATGGAGGCAAATGGAGTCCAATTACCAGTGGTCAAATTAAGTATCGATTACAAGCGTCCGGCGCATTATGACGAAGTAATTCGCATTACGACGAAATTAAGGAATATTCCTACGTATAAGATCGAGTTCGATTACGAAATTCACAACCAGGATAACCAGCTGTTGGTGAGTGCTTATACGGCTCTTGTTTTTGTGGATATGGAGACCAAAAAACTGATGAAAGCACCCGATTATTTGGACCAGAAACTAAGGGAAGAATAA
- a CDS encoding IMPACT family protein, protein MQNTEDQFLSLNTPGESLWKAKGSKFYGYAYRVKTEEDINERLNELRKKHHKARHHCYAWQLGTETFRYRVNDDGEPANSAGQPIYGQIKANGITEVLIVVVRYFGGVKLGVGGLIQAYRTAASMALEDAVIDSFPLTSNLIIKTTYPQLNDVMRLIKMRGYIILGQELMENCLLEISVPKSKTDDALLSLNKMHLVSAELQV, encoded by the coding sequence ATGCAGAATACCGAAGATCAATTCCTCTCTTTAAACACGCCTGGCGAATCACTTTGGAAAGCCAAAGGCAGCAAATTCTACGGCTATGCCTATCGCGTAAAGACAGAAGAGGACATAAATGAACGATTAAATGAGCTTCGGAAAAAGCATCACAAGGCTAGACATCATTGCTATGCATGGCAATTAGGCACGGAAACATTCAGGTACCGGGTCAATGATGATGGTGAACCCGCCAACAGCGCAGGCCAACCTATTTATGGTCAGATCAAGGCCAATGGTATAACTGAAGTGCTCATCGTAGTGGTACGTTATTTTGGAGGGGTGAAATTAGGAGTTGGTGGTTTGATACAAGCATATAGGACCGCAGCGAGTATGGCATTGGAGGACGCCGTGATCGATTCCTTTCCATTAACATCCAACCTGATCATAAAGACGACTTATCCTCAACTGAATGATGTCATGCGATTGATCAAAATGAGAGGATATATCATTTTGGGCCAGGAATTAATGGAGAATTGCCTGCTCGAAATAAGTGTTCCGAAGTCAAAGACAGATGACGCTCTGCTGAGCTTAAATAAGATGCATTTGGTCAGTGCAGAATTGCAGGTTTAA
- a CDS encoding PQQ-dependent sugar dehydrogenase, with the protein MKYLLLLGMMFSTCLLSAQQVEIDIDLFADGFSQPVDMKHVGDDRLFVVEKTGQIKILNSNGTTNGTPFLDLSGDVSNGGEQGLLSVAFHPDYDKNGFFFVNYTKLDGDTRVSRFKVSDGDPNVADPASELIIIEYDQPFANHNGGCIQFGPDGYLYIASGDGGSGGDPGNRAQNTSLVLGKLLRLDVDNPDGGNNYGIPNDNPFAGSDTDAQEIWAYGLRNPWKFAFDVTAGDLWIADVGQNAVEEVNKVDWTLAGLNYGWRCYEGSEEFNTGGCPDPSELTFPITEYEHSGGTSNSIVGGYVYRGTDNPDLQGFYFYADTYRNFIGVVDPNEDNEIYTGFSGTWVSFGEDSEGELYIISIGGDIYKLTAQVLGINDPNQGTIAVYPNPTMNLLTVRADNDSIEQIELMDVNGRLIRTLNGNSSDQVQLQLADLTAGVYFIRAFLGSGQQISQQIVRR; encoded by the coding sequence ATGAAATACTTATTACTTCTAGGAATGATGTTCAGTACTTGTTTGCTCTCTGCACAACAGGTGGAAATTGACATCGATTTATTTGCCGATGGGTTCAGTCAACCGGTCGACATGAAGCACGTAGGAGACGATCGATTGTTTGTAGTCGAAAAGACCGGACAGATCAAGATCCTAAACAGCAATGGAACTACCAATGGAACTCCATTTCTCGATTTGAGTGGAGATGTTTCCAATGGCGGAGAGCAGGGTTTATTGAGCGTGGCCTTTCATCCTGATTATGATAAAAATGGGTTCTTCTTTGTCAATTATACTAAACTGGACGGTGACACCCGCGTCTCTCGTTTCAAGGTCAGTGACGGAGATCCTAACGTGGCAGACCCTGCCTCAGAGCTGATTATTATCGAATACGATCAACCTTTTGCAAATCACAACGGAGGATGTATACAGTTTGGGCCTGATGGATATCTATACATAGCCTCCGGTGACGGAGGAAGCGGTGGAGATCCCGGGAACCGTGCTCAAAACACCAGTTTGGTCCTTGGAAAATTGCTTAGACTGGATGTCGATAATCCAGATGGTGGCAATAACTACGGAATTCCTAACGACAATCCGTTTGCTGGCAGTGATACGGACGCCCAGGAGATCTGGGCCTATGGTCTGCGAAACCCTTGGAAATTTGCTTTTGATGTAACAGCAGGCGATCTGTGGATAGCCGATGTTGGTCAAAATGCCGTTGAAGAGGTAAACAAAGTAGATTGGACCTTGGCTGGTCTCAATTACGGATGGCGTTGTTATGAGGGAAGTGAGGAATTTAACACCGGAGGGTGTCCTGACCCATCTGAACTGACCTTCCCCATAACAGAATACGAACACTCAGGTGGGACTTCAAATTCAATTGTCGGTGGTTATGTTTATCGCGGTACTGATAATCCCGACCTACAAGGCTTCTATTTCTACGCCGACACCTATCGCAATTTCATCGGAGTTGTAGACCCTAACGAGGATAACGAGATCTATACAGGTTTTAGTGGCACTTGGGTTTCCTTTGGAGAAGACAGTGAGGGAGAACTATATATTATCAGTATAGGAGGAGACATCTACAAGCTAACGGCGCAAGTACTCGGGATTAATGACCCAAATCAAGGAACAATTGCCGTCTATCCCAATCCAACGATGAACCTATTAACTGTTCGTGCGGACAACGACTCTATTGAGCAGATCGAGCTTATGGATGTCAACGGTCGCTTGATCAGAACACTAAATGGTAATTCCTCAGATCAGGTACAATTGCAGTTAGCCGATCTTACCGCGGGAGTCTATTTCATTCGGGCCTTTTTGGGATCAGGACAGCAGATCTCACAACAGATCGTCCGACGATAA
- the dapA gene encoding 4-hydroxy-tetrahydrodipicolinate synthase: MVNELKGTGVALVTPFRKDGGVDEVALRKLVGHVIDGGVEYLVILGTTGESVTLTQEEKQLVKRTIVDQNRGRLPLVLGVGGSNTAQVISELQDVDRKAYQAVLSVSPAYNKPTQEGIYQHFSSVASSTELPILLYNVPGRTASNMLPETVFRLAGDHSNIIGIKEAAGDLQQAMELIHGAPNGFLVISGEDMITLAMVLMGGEGVISVIGQGLPAEFSEMVRLGLRGEAAHARALHYRMMKSISLIFEQGNPAGIKSMLSHLGVCSSEVRLPLVKADPDLHKRIGSFLDEF, encoded by the coding sequence ATTGTAAATGAGTTGAAAGGGACGGGAGTAGCTTTAGTCACGCCCTTTCGGAAAGATGGTGGAGTTGATGAGGTCGCACTGAGGAAACTGGTTGGTCACGTGATCGATGGTGGAGTAGAATATCTCGTTATCCTGGGAACGACGGGTGAAAGTGTTACCCTGACCCAGGAGGAGAAACAGTTGGTCAAACGGACCATAGTGGACCAGAATAGGGGGCGATTACCACTAGTTCTGGGGGTAGGAGGAAGTAATACGGCTCAGGTCATATCCGAATTGCAGGATGTGGACCGCAAGGCGTACCAGGCTGTACTTTCGGTTTCTCCGGCCTATAATAAACCTACACAGGAAGGGATTTATCAGCACTTCAGTTCTGTAGCCAGCTCTACTGAATTGCCCATTCTTCTGTACAATGTTCCAGGAAGGACAGCCTCTAACATGTTGCCTGAAACGGTGTTCAGACTGGCCGGTGACCATTCGAATATCATCGGTATCAAAGAAGCTGCCGGAGACCTGCAACAGGCCATGGAGTTGATCCATGGGGCGCCAAATGGCTTTTTGGTGATCTCAGGTGAGGATATGATCACACTTGCTATGGTGCTTATGGGAGGTGAAGGTGTAATTTCCGTAATAGGGCAGGGATTGCCGGCCGAATTCTCAGAAATGGTTCGCTTGGGATTAAGAGGAGAGGCAGCACATGCCAGGGCCTTGCATTACCGCATGATGAAGTCCATAAGCTTGATCTTTGAGCAAGGTAATCCTGCCGGAATTAAATCGATGTTATCACATCTTGGAGTTTGTTCCTCTGAAGTCCGTCTACCCTTGGTCAAGGCAGATCCAGATTTACATAAGCGGATCGGCTCCTTCCTGGACGAATTCTAA
- the ribD gene encoding bifunctional diaminohydroxyphosphoribosylaminopyrimidine deaminase/5-amino-6-(5-phosphoribosylamino)uracil reductase RibD, whose amino-acid sequence MKIHEKYMRRCLQLAANGLGTTYPNPMVGSVIVHQGKIIGEGWHQRAGEPHAEVMAINSVRQPELLSSSSIYVNLEPCNHYGRTPPCSELIVKSGIPTVVIGSLDPNPKVDGTGRTRLEEAGLEVVTGVLEKECTELNKRFITFHQEKRPHIILKWAESPEGFIAPLEQQSDEPFWISSPYSKQQVHRLRSQEQAIMIGAGTLRKDNPSLTTRDWYGNSPEVIVLSRSGDLPKERKLWKTEANKLIIGAKTHRDPKGENIQLTVNKEGVKEILDHLYRYGIQSVIVEGGAETLNQFINSGYWDEALVFRGEQNIVQGLKAPVIEGHHQTDYTVKRDVLTHYKASL is encoded by the coding sequence GTGAAGATACACGAAAAATACATGAGGCGCTGCCTGCAACTCGCAGCTAATGGACTGGGAACAACCTATCCCAACCCCATGGTCGGATCTGTTATTGTTCACCAAGGAAAAATCATTGGAGAGGGGTGGCATCAGCGTGCCGGAGAACCTCATGCAGAGGTCATGGCTATCAATTCGGTCCGCCAGCCCGAGCTATTGAGTAGTTCTTCCATCTATGTGAATCTGGAACCCTGCAATCATTACGGAAGAACCCCGCCTTGCAGTGAACTCATTGTAAAAAGCGGAATTCCAACCGTGGTTATCGGTTCACTGGACCCAAACCCCAAGGTGGATGGAACAGGACGGACCAGGCTGGAGGAGGCTGGTTTAGAGGTGGTGACCGGAGTTCTGGAAAAGGAGTGCACGGAATTGAACAAACGATTTATCACCTTCCACCAAGAAAAACGACCTCATATCATTTTGAAATGGGCAGAGAGTCCTGAAGGCTTCATAGCGCCACTTGAGCAGCAATCCGATGAGCCCTTTTGGATCTCTAGCCCTTATTCAAAACAACAAGTGCATAGGCTTCGCTCACAAGAACAGGCCATAATGATCGGTGCCGGTACACTGAGGAAAGACAACCCATCTCTGACTACCAGGGACTGGTACGGCAACTCGCCGGAGGTCATTGTACTTAGCAGAAGTGGCGACCTACCTAAGGAGCGGAAACTTTGGAAAACCGAGGCGAACAAGCTTATAATTGGTGCTAAAACCCATCGTGATCCTAAAGGGGAAAACATCCAGTTAACGGTGAATAAGGAAGGAGTGAAGGAGATTCTGGACCACCTATACCGGTACGGCATCCAGTCGGTGATCGTAGAAGGCGGTGCAGAGACCTTAAATCAGTTCATCAATTCCGGATATTGGGACGAAGCGCTGGTCTTTCGTGGTGAACAAAACATCGTCCAAGGATTAAAAGCACCTGTCATTGAAGGCCATCACCAGACGGATTATACTGTGAAACGGGATGTGTTGACCCATTACAAAGCTTCATTGTGA
- the prmC gene encoding peptide chain release factor N(5)-glutamine methyltransferase, with translation MNNQQLRTQFISQRPDPMEGSEWEHLFYTLISDYAGLSRFQFVQQLNDETPVEVVHQVQIALQRLMDHEPIQYILGYTQFLDLTINVGPGVLIPRPETEEWVSMLISSESNSADDETIKVLEVGTGSGCIALSIKHHLAGAEVTALDLSLEALKIARGNAGKLGLNCEFLQMDFTKASPSGTFDVLVSNPPYVRRSEAQWMRPNVLEHEPDLALFVPDDDALLFYRHLAVKGRKLLNPGGRIYLEINEYLSVEVSELFEDQGYEQVQVHNDLFGKPRCLTAMF, from the coding sequence ATGAACAACCAGCAACTTCGCACTCAATTTATCAGTCAACGTCCAGATCCTATGGAGGGGTCAGAATGGGAACATTTGTTCTATACACTGATATCAGATTACGCCGGGCTCAGTCGTTTTCAATTCGTACAACAACTTAACGATGAGACTCCTGTTGAAGTGGTTCATCAGGTTCAGATAGCTTTACAACGACTTATGGATCATGAACCTATTCAATATATATTAGGGTACACCCAGTTTCTGGACCTCACTATAAATGTTGGACCAGGTGTACTGATTCCAAGGCCAGAGACTGAGGAGTGGGTCAGCATGTTGATCTCGAGTGAGTCTAACTCCGCGGATGACGAAACAATTAAAGTGCTTGAAGTAGGTACTGGCTCAGGTTGTATTGCGCTCTCCATCAAACATCATCTCGCAGGAGCTGAGGTAACCGCCCTGGATCTGTCTTTAGAGGCCTTGAAAATAGCCAGGGGGAATGCTGGGAAGCTCGGCTTGAACTGTGAATTTCTGCAGATGGATTTCACAAAAGCTTCACCCTCGGGAACCTTCGACGTTCTGGTTTCAAATCCTCCCTATGTTCGAAGAAGTGAAGCGCAATGGATGCGTCCTAATGTCCTAGAACACGAACCAGATCTGGCTCTTTTTGTTCCAGACGACGATGCCCTCCTTTTCTACAGGCACCTGGCAGTAAAGGGGCGAAAATTACTGAATCCCGGAGGCCGGATCTACCTGGAAATAAATGAGTATCTTAGTGTGGAAGTGTCAGAACTATTTGAAGATCAGGGGTATGAGCAGGTGCAAGTTCACAACGATCTGTTTGGTAAGCCCCGGTGCCTGACCGCAATGTTCTAA
- a CDS encoding outer membrane protein assembly factor BamD — protein sequence MFLKKTLRISVALLLMGVILVSCGEYHKVYRKENVVDKYQMAESLYEIGKYKKALKLMEQIVPVYRGKPQAEKLMFMYANTFYSLEDYYLSGYQFERFVTSYPNSDSVEIAAYKSAKSYYELSPRFSLDQEDTQTALEKLQAYVNQYPNSNYRLEANALVKELRTKLEQKDIETANQMLGLGDYLGSYTPAIESYDNFISDHPGSIYREEAFLGKFKAGYYRAINSLPNLRKTRLEEAKEYYNSYLKYYADSERRAEADELLTDIDLRMAQLTEGSTVPIN from the coding sequence ATGTTTTTGAAGAAAACGCTTAGAATATCTGTTGCCCTCTTATTAATGGGCGTGATCCTTGTTTCCTGTGGAGAATACCACAAGGTTTATCGTAAAGAGAACGTGGTAGACAAGTATCAGATGGCAGAATCCTTGTACGAAATTGGCAAGTACAAGAAAGCCCTCAAGCTGATGGAGCAGATCGTCCCGGTATATCGGGGCAAGCCACAGGCTGAGAAGTTGATGTTCATGTATGCCAATACCTTTTACAGCCTGGAGGACTATTACCTTTCTGGTTATCAATTTGAGCGTTTTGTCACCTCCTATCCCAACAGTGATAGTGTCGAGATAGCGGCTTACAAGTCTGCCAAGAGTTATTATGAGTTGTCTCCACGCTTTTCGCTGGATCAGGAAGATACACAGACTGCACTCGAGAAACTGCAGGCCTATGTGAATCAATACCCCAACAGCAACTACCGTTTGGAGGCCAATGCTTTAGTTAAGGAACTAAGAACCAAATTGGAGCAAAAGGACATTGAAACAGCCAACCAGATGTTGGGGCTGGGCGATTATCTGGGCAGCTACACACCGGCCATAGAATCCTATGACAACTTTATCAGTGATCATCCAGGTTCTATTTATCGAGAAGAGGCCTTTCTCGGAAAATTTAAAGCCGGTTACTACCGAGCCATAAACAGCTTACCTAATCTGAGGAAGACCAGGTTGGAAGAAGCGAAAGAATATTACAACAGCTATCTGAAATACTATGCTGATTCAGAAAGACGCGCTGAAGCAGACGAACTGCTTACAGACATCGATCTGAGAATGGCACAACTAACGGAGGGTTCCACCGTCCCGATAAACTAA
- a CDS encoding DUF6913 domain-containing protein: MLQRIKKRSIRKLTERNLSDRDTSGRNGPVNSLGILVDESIYGDPDEFYELGRRLGIQRKDMRVFVFSSDKHNLPTLRHNQLNMKEFSWSGEIRNQDAVEFLDKPFGLLLGLYKGPHLFLDMLVSRSRARFKVGLSGSDERLFDLLIGLPSWNPLAFQDELTKYLKTLNKIE; encoded by the coding sequence ATGTTACAAAGAATTAAAAAGCGGTCCATTCGTAAGCTGACCGAGCGGAATTTGTCCGATCGGGATACCAGCGGGCGCAATGGCCCGGTGAATAGTCTGGGAATACTGGTGGATGAATCCATCTACGGAGATCCCGATGAGTTTTATGAGTTGGGTCGAAGACTAGGGATTCAGCGTAAGGATATGCGGGTGTTCGTGTTTTCATCGGACAAACACAATCTGCCGACTCTGCGTCACAATCAGCTCAACATGAAGGAATTTAGCTGGAGCGGGGAGATCCGTAACCAGGATGCCGTTGAATTCCTTGACAAACCATTCGGATTACTACTAGGTCTATACAAAGGGCCACATCTGTTCCTGGATATGCTTGTTTCCAGGAGCAGGGCAAGGTTCAAGGTTGGCCTATCCGGCTCCGACGAGCGCTTGTTCGATCTATTGATCGGGCTGCCAAGTTGGAACCCACTGGCATTCCAGGACGAGTTGACCAAATACCTGAAAACACTTAATAAGATAGAGTAA
- the dnaA gene encoding chromosomal replication initiator protein DnaA, producing the protein MAKTAESVWNNCLSFIEDNITSQAYKTWFEPIKAVKLTDNALSIQVPSKFFYEWLEEHYVNLLKVALTKELGPTAKLVYIIKMENTYGNRQPYTEKIPSANRSQVKSQEVDVPVKHKSPELKNPFVIPGIRNVKIESQLNPSYNFENFLEGESNRLARSAGLAVANKPGGTSFNPLLIFGGVGLGKTHLAHAIGVEIKDKYPDKTVLYISAEKFTQQYIESVKKNNRNDFIHFYQIIDVLIVDDIQLLSGKAGTQDVFFHIFNHLHQNGKQVILTSDKAPVDMIDIEQRLLSRFKWGLSAELNHPDYDTRVAIIKNKLYRDGVEMPEDIVEFLANNIKTNIRELEGAIISLIAHSSFNKREITIDLAKKIVDNYVKHTKREVSIDYIQKVVSEYFQMDVETLQSKTRKRHIVQARQLAMFFAKKFTKASLASIGSQIGQRDHATVLHACKTVDNLSSTDKQFRKYVEDLNKKLTL; encoded by the coding sequence ATGGCGAAAACTGCGGAATCGGTTTGGAATAATTGTCTGTCTTTTATAGAGGATAATATCACTTCTCAGGCATATAAGACCTGGTTCGAACCCATCAAAGCAGTTAAGCTGACCGATAATGCCCTTAGCATTCAGGTTCCGAGTAAATTCTTCTACGAATGGTTGGAGGAGCACTACGTTAATTTGCTAAAAGTTGCCCTGACCAAGGAATTGGGACCAACAGCCAAGCTAGTCTACATCATTAAGATGGAGAACACCTATGGCAATCGTCAACCCTACACAGAAAAGATACCCAGTGCGAACAGATCACAGGTAAAGTCACAGGAAGTAGATGTTCCTGTAAAGCACAAGAGCCCGGAACTAAAGAATCCATTTGTGATCCCTGGTATCCGTAATGTGAAGATAGAGTCGCAGCTGAACCCCAGTTACAATTTTGAGAATTTCCTGGAAGGTGAATCCAACAGGCTTGCGCGTTCTGCGGGATTAGCCGTGGCGAACAAGCCAGGTGGAACTTCATTTAACCCCTTGCTGATCTTTGGAGGTGTTGGACTAGGGAAAACTCATCTCGCTCACGCAATCGGAGTTGAGATCAAAGACAAATACCCGGACAAGACCGTCTTATATATCTCCGCTGAAAAGTTTACTCAACAATATATTGAGTCGGTCAAGAAGAACAACCGGAACGATTTCATACACTTCTACCAGATCATAGACGTGTTGATCGTGGATGATATCCAACTGCTATCCGGTAAAGCCGGTACTCAGGACGTGTTCTTCCATATTTTCAACCATTTACATCAAAATGGCAAGCAGGTGATCCTGACCTCGGACAAGGCTCCTGTGGATATGATCGACATCGAGCAACGACTGCTTTCGCGCTTCAAGTGGGGGCTTTCCGCAGAATTGAACCATCCGGACTACGATACCCGTGTGGCCATAATCAAGAACAAGCTATACCGGGATGGTGTAGAAATGCCAGAAGATATCGTCGAGTTCCTAGCCAACAACATCAAGACGAATATACGAGAGTTGGAAGGCGCCATCATATCACTGATTGCTCATTCTTCCTTTAATAAACGAGAGATCACCATCGATCTGGCCAAGAAGATTGTAGACAATTATGTGAAGCACACCAAACGTGAGGTTTCCATCGATTACATCCAAAAGGTTGTGAGCGAATACTTCCAGATGGATGTAGAAACCTTGCAGTCCAAAACAAGGAAGCGTCACATCGTTCAGGCTCGCCAACTGGCCATGTTCTTTGCTAAGAAATTCACCAAGGCCTCTCTGGCCTCCATTGGGTCCCAGATTGGACAAAGGGATCATGCCACCGTACTTCATGCCTGCAAAACGGTAGACAACCTCTCCAGTACGGATAAGCAATTCCGCAAATATGTGGAAGACCTCAACAAGAAATTAACGCTATAA
- a CDS encoding low molecular weight protein-tyrosine-phosphatase, whose product MKIKVLMVCLGNICRSPLAEGILRSKIDSSQVLVDSAGTGGWHAGELPDSRSVAVARKNGLDITDQRARKFRVEDLDLFDRIYVMDNSNYRDVLQLAKTEQQRQKVQLILNLVFPGENVDVPDPYYGGNQGFDQVYAMLDEACDIIATEI is encoded by the coding sequence ATGAAAATTAAAGTACTGATGGTCTGCCTGGGCAATATCTGTCGCTCACCCTTGGCTGAAGGGATATTAAGGTCTAAGATCGATTCCAGCCAGGTTCTGGTCGACTCTGCCGGAACTGGTGGGTGGCATGCCGGCGAGCTCCCTGATTCCCGTAGTGTGGCCGTTGCTAGAAAAAATGGACTGGATATTACGGATCAGCGAGCAAGAAAATTCAGAGTGGAGGATCTGGATCTGTTTGACCGGATCTATGTCATGGACAATTCCAATTATCGGGATGTATTGCAGCTGGCCAAGACTGAGCAGCAGAGGCAAAAGGTACAGCTGATACTGAACTTGGTGTTCCCGGGTGAGAATGTAGACGTACCAGATCCATATTATGGTGGCAATCAAGGCTTTGATCAGGTATACGCCATGTTGGATGAAGCCTGTGATATTATAGCCACCGAAATCTGA
- a CDS encoding TIGR00730 family Rossman fold protein — protein MRSVCVFCGSKEGNDQQIIAQTLLLGQSLVQRDLTLVYGGARIGLMGQLAAEVLSAKGKAIGVIPGFLKTKELVHQGLTELVETENMHQRKLVMQQRSDAFMALPGGMGTMEELCEIITWLQLGLHNKPVGILNLNGFYDPLLQLMEQMVRRGFMSMTNYELILVDSDVDRLLDKMSEFRAPQRPKWLNEQRS, from the coding sequence ATGCGCAGTGTTTGTGTTTTTTGTGGAAGCAAGGAGGGAAACGATCAGCAGATCATTGCCCAAACTTTGTTATTGGGTCAATCCTTGGTACAACGAGATCTGACCTTGGTCTATGGCGGGGCCAGAATTGGCCTGATGGGGCAACTCGCAGCGGAAGTATTATCTGCCAAGGGGAAGGCGATCGGTGTGATCCCAGGATTTTTAAAGACCAAAGAATTGGTTCATCAGGGATTGACAGAATTGGTAGAAACCGAGAACATGCATCAGCGTAAACTGGTCATGCAACAGCGAAGTGACGCTTTTATGGCCTTACCGGGAGGCATGGGCACCATGGAAGAACTTTGCGAGATAATTACCTGGCTTCAATTGGGTCTTCATAACAAACCAGTAGGAATTCTTAATCTAAATGGCTTCTACGATCCCTTACTTCAGCTTATGGAGCAAATGGTCAGAAGAGGGTTTATGAGTATGACCAATTACGAATTGATCCTTGTAGATTCGGATGTAGACCGACTCCTGGATAAGATGTCTGAGTTCAGGGCTCCTCAGCGTCCGAAATGGCTGAATGAGCAACGGTCCTGA
- a CDS encoding DMT family transporter gives MIYLLLSVLSSTTLFVVFKLFERFNVKLLPAIVGNYITAFSLGMLVNPVVPGLGEITEKPWFLYAISLGVVFIVVFNLMGMTTQRHGLSVVSVATKMSLIVPILFGLIYYKESMSAGKIAGIVLALIAVYMTTTNPRTAQGMGLRSVLLPTLVFLGSGFIDTSLKYLEQRFVDPEEVALFSGIIFGGAAIIGLLILLYRYLRFRELPKLRDALGGLALGIPNFFSVYFLVRTLQSDFMPSSGIFTLNNVAIVLSSTLLGILLFKELLSRRNWVGVLLAVISIIAVSLL, from the coding sequence GTGATCTATCTCCTGCTCAGCGTTCTATCTTCAACCACGCTCTTTGTGGTATTCAAGCTGTTTGAACGATTCAATGTCAAATTACTTCCTGCCATAGTTGGGAATTATATCACGGCATTTAGCCTGGGAATGTTGGTTAATCCGGTGGTCCCCGGTCTGGGCGAGATCACGGAAAAACCTTGGTTCTTATATGCCATCTCACTCGGGGTGGTATTTATCGTTGTCTTTAATCTAATGGGGATGACCACTCAAAGACATGGATTATCTGTAGTCAGCGTGGCTACCAAAATGAGTTTGATCGTTCCGATATTATTCGGCTTGATCTACTATAAAGAATCCATGAGCGCCGGAAAGATAGCAGGTATAGTACTGGCATTAATTGCAGTTTACATGACGACCACAAACCCCAGGACAGCTCAGGGTATGGGGTTGCGATCGGTCTTGTTACCTACCCTGGTCTTTTTGGGAAGTGGCTTCATTGATACCAGCCTTAAATATTTGGAGCAACGATTTGTTGACCCGGAGGAAGTCGCACTATTCTCGGGTATCATCTTTGGTGGGGCCGCTATCATAGGTCTGCTGATACTGCTGTACCGTTATTTGCGATTTCGGGAACTACCTAAACTAAGAGATGCACTGGGAGGTCTGGCACTGGGAATCCCCAACTTCTTTTCGGTTTATTTTCTGGTAAGGACATTACAGAGTGATTTCATGCCGAGCTCAGGGATCTTCACCTTAAATAATGTTGCGATTGTCCTAAGCTCCACCCTGCTGGGTATATTGCTGTTCAAAGAATTGCTGAGCAGAAGGAATTGGGTAGGTGTTCTATTAGCTGTAATCAGTATAATCGCAGTAAGCCTACTCTAA